In Carya illinoinensis cultivar Pawnee chromosome 10, C.illinoinensisPawnee_v1, whole genome shotgun sequence, one DNA window encodes the following:
- the LOC122278703 gene encoding uncharacterized protein LOC122278703 — protein sequence MAELALRTPSTLREFMDRADDFVNSGDTLQALVDPCKEDIQVEQENRRADKKGNPSRRERAREGQSDRSLRLVHINLGVQEGEEEKESRHSVKTGGRYCKYHQTSSHWTKDCTTMRKRVVELAGTSELERMVAEQSKPKRHQETRQKARRSFSPERRHHVNNRQDRRARSPPRGDRNRAPIGEIKTIAGGFVGGGISTSNRKAYARNARYEEVFMVDRVHKQPKLSNERMVISFEEANREGIIYPHDDALVIILVIANYTTRRVLVDNGSSADILFWEAFIKMGIDVGRLRLSLTPLKGFSGDTIQPVGAITLPVTAGTGAQTATTMTDFLVVKALSSYNAILGRPTLNHLKAVTSTYHLKMKFPIDGGVGETRGEQALARECYVQELKKVKKEVCTVARQDGALPPLPPLVAVIYKRDLEVRDDRVQQHAKVNKPLELVTLYADHPGTTTRIGTQVPPKVEKP from the coding sequence ATGGCGGAGTTGGCCCTGAGGACTCCTTCCACCCTCAGAGAGTTCATGGACAGGGCGGATGATTTTGTCAATTCAGGGGATACTCTGCAGGCTTTGGTGGACCCTTGTAAAGAGGACATTCAGGTTGAGCAGGAAAATAGGCGGGCTGATAAGAAGGGTAATCCCAGTAGGCGAGAAAGAGCGAGAGAAGGGCAGTCAGATCGCAGCCTCAGATTGGTGCACATTAATCTGGGTGTAcaggaaggagaggaagaaaagGAAAGCCGCCACTCTGTCAAAACAGGCGGTCGGTACTGCAAGTACCATCAGACGAGCTCGCACTGGACTAAGGACTGCACGACCATGAGAAAGAGAGTCGTTGAGTTAGCAGGAACCAGCGAGTTGGAGCGAATGGTCGCGGAACAATCAAAGCCTAAAAGGCATCAGGAGACTAGGCAAAAAGCAAGGCGGAGTTTCAGTCCAGAAAGAAGGCACCATGTCAATAACCGCCAGGACAGGAGGGCGAGGTCGCCCCCAAGAGGCGATCGGAACAGGGCGCCCATAGGGGAAATAAAGACCATAGCGGGAGGTTTTGTTGGAGGTGGTATTTCCACGTCCAACCGAAAGGCGTATGCACGAAATGCAAGATATGAAGAGGTGTTCATGGTGGATAGGGTacacaaacaaccaaagctCAGCAATGAGCGAATGGTGATATCCTTCGAAGAAGCGAACAGGGAAGGAATTATATATCCACATGACGATGCTCTAGTAATAATCCTCGTGATAGCCAATTATACAACTAGGCGGGTACTAGTAGATAATGGGAGCTCAGCTGATATACTGTTCTGGGAGGCATTTATCAAAATGGGGATTGATGTTGGGAGATTGAGGCTCTCCCTTACTCCATTAAAGGGTTTCTCAGGGGATACCATTCAACCAGTGGGGGCGATCACGCTCCCAGTAACTGCAGGCACGGGGGCACAGACAGCAACCACGATGACCGACTTCTTAGTAGTGAAAGCTCTTTCCTCCTACAATGCCATATTGGGCAGACCGACACTCAACCATTTGAAGGCGGTAACGTCCACCTACCAcctcaagatgaagttcccaaTAGATGGCGGCGTGGGAGAGACGAGAGGTGAGCAAGCCCTGGCTCGAGAATGTTATGTGCAGGAATTAAAGAAAGTCAAGAAGGAAGTCTGCACAGTCGCAAGGCAGGATGGGGCTTTACCACCCCTACCCCCACTTGTAGCGGTAATCTACAAGAGAGATCTAGAGGTCAGAGATGACCGGGTTCAGCAACATGCGAAAGTCAACAAACCTCTGGAGCTCGTAACATTGTACGCTGACCACCCCGGGACCACTACCCGTATCGGGACACAAGTCCCACCAAAAGTAGAGAAGCCCTGA
- the LOC122279836 gene encoding pyruvate decarboxylase 1-like → MDTKIGSLDACKPACCDLGSPPSNGTVSTILNSVPSTFLDSFEASLGRHVARRLVQIGVTDVFSVPGDFNLTLLDHLIAEPGLNNIGCCNELNAGYAADGYARSRGVGACVVTFSVGGLSVLNAIAGAYSENLPVICIVGGPNSNDYGTNRILHHTIGLSDFSQELRCFQTVTCYQAVVKNLEDAHEQIDTAISTALKESKPVYISISCNLAGLPHPSFSREPVPFSLAPKWSNKMGLEAAVEAAAELLNKAVKPVLLGGPKMRVAKACDAFVELADACCYALAVMPSGKGLVPEDHPHFIGTYWGAVSTAFCAEIVESADAYLFAGPIFNDYSSVGYSLLLKKEKAIIVQPERVMIGNGPQFGCVLMKDFLRELAKRLKRNPTSYENYHRIYVPEGHPPKAEPREPLRVNVLFQHIQKMLSSKTAVIAETGDSWFNCQKLKLPRACGYEFQMQYGSIGWSVGATLGYAQAVPEKRVIACIGDGSFQVTAQDVSTMIRCGQRSIIFLINNGGYTIEVEIHDGPYNVIKNWNYTGLIDAIHNGHGKCWTTKVHCEEELIEAIEKATGAKKDCLCFLEVIVHKDDTSKELLEWGSRVSAANSRPPNPQ, encoded by the exons ATGGACACCAAGATTGGATCGCTTGACGCGTGTAAGCCTGCGTGTTGCGACCTGGGCTCCCCACCCTCTAACGGCACCGTCTCGACCATCCTGAACTCGGTCCCCTCCACCTTCCTCGACTCGTTCGAGGCCTCTCTGGGCCGCCATGTCGCGCGCAGGCTCGTCCAAATCGGCGTGACGGACGTGTTCAGCGTACCAGGTGACTTCAACCTTACGCTCCTCGACCACCTGATTGCGGAGCCCGGCCTCAACAATATCGGTTGCTGCAATGAACTCAATGCAGGATACGCCGCCGACGGATATGCCCGCTCGCGCGGCGTTGGCGCCTGTGTTGTTACCTTCTCCGTCGGTGGGCTTAGCGTCCTCAACGCGATCGCCGGCGCGTACAGCGAGAACTTGCCGGTTATTTGCATAGTCGGCGGTCCCAACTCTAATGACTATGGGACAAACAGAATCCTTCATCACACTATTGGCTTGTCTGACTTTAGCCAAGAGCTCAGATGCTTTCAGACTGTCACTTGTTATCAG GCTGTGGTGAAAAATTTGGAAGACGCACACGAGCAGATTGATACAGCGATTTCAACTGcgttgaaagaaagcaagcctGTTTACATTAGCATAAGCTGCAATTTGGCTGGGCTTCCTCATCCAAGTTTCAGCCGAGAACCTGTTCCATTTTCACTGGCTCCCAA ATGGAGTAATAAGATGGGCTTGGAAGCTGCAGTGGAGGCAGCCGCGGAGTTGTTGAATAAGGCCGTGAAACCAGTTTTGCTGGGCGGGCCTAAAATGCGAGTTGCAAAGGCATGCGATGCCTTTGTGGAGCTCGCCGATGCATGCTGTTATGCCCTTGCAGTGATGCCATCAGGGAAAGGGCTCGTGCCGGAGGACCACCCACATTTCATTGGGACCTACTGGGGTGCTGTGAGCACTGCCTTCTGCGCAGAAATTGTGGAGTCAGCGGACGCTTACTTGTTTGCTGGGCCTATTTTCAATGATTATAGCTCCGTTGGGTACTCGCTCCTTCTCAAGAAAGAGAAGGCGATCATCGTGCAGCCGGAGCGGGTGATGATTGGTaatgggcctcaatttgggTGTGTTTTGATGAAGGATTTCTTAAGAGAACTCGCCAAGCGGCTGAAGCGAAACCCAACTTCTTATGAGAACTATCACAGGATCTATGTTCCCGAGGGGCATCCTCCGAAGGCCGAACCGAGAGAACCATTGAGAGTTAATGTTTTGTTCCAGCATATACAGAAGATGCTGTCTAGTAAGACTGCTGTGATTGCTGAGACAGGGGACTCGTGGTTTAACTGTCAGAAACTGAAATTGCCACGAGCTTGTGG GTATGAATTTCAAATGCAATATGGATCAATCGGTTGGTCGGTTGGTGCAACTCTTGGGTATGCACAGGCCGTGCCAGAGAAGAGAGTGATTGCTTGCATTGGTGATGGGAGCTTCCAG GTCACCGCACAAGATGTGTCAACAATGATTCGCTGTGGGCAGAGGAGCATCATCTTCCTCATAAATAATGGCGGATACACCATTGAAGTTGAAATCCATGATGGGCCATACAACGTGATTAAGAACTGGAACTACACTGGGTTGATTGATGCAATACACAATGGTCACGGAAAGTGCTGGACGACCAAG GTCCATTGTGAGGAGGAGTTGATTGAAGCTATTGAGAAAGCAACAGGGGCTAAGAAGGACTGTTTGTGCTTCCTTGAGGTGATTGTTCACAAAGACGACACCAGCAAGGAGCTGCTCGAATGGGGTTCCAGGGTCTCTGCTGCCAACAGCCGCCCACCCAACCCTCAGTAA